The genomic DNA GGGGCAGTGGAAAGTTCGGGCAACGAGTAACGGTGTATCTTTACTAGTACCCAGTAGGAGTAACTTAGTAGTGTTCTTGTATAGAAATAAAAGACTCACCGCTTCAATTGCCACTGTATCTTTATAACTATTCTAGTGTTATTATTCCCCTCAGCTTAGTCTCCATTCTTCCTTAATGAACGGCTGATCCCACGTCACTGCCTCTGTTCACTTTCTATTTATTGATGTTTCTCCTTCATCCTGACAATTTCCCTATCAATTCCTGAACCCCCCGCCATACAGATACATGTCGTTATGGATATCGATCCCTACGCCGTTCTGGCTGTCCCTAAAGACGCCACCTTACCCGAAATCAAGTCGGCCCATCGAAAACTCGTGTTGAAATGCCATCCCGACAAAATCAAAGATGAATCCCTGCGCAATGAAGCCCAGGATCAATTCCAACGAGTCCAGCAAGCCTACGAACTGCTCTGCGATCCCGCCCGCAGAACCAAATATGACCAAAAGGTCCGCTTGGCCGAGTTGCGTCGCGAGATGAAGGACCAGCAGCACCCATATGCCTCGCCCCGTGCTGGTGGCAATGTCCGTGAATATCGCGATGGTCGAATCTACGAAGAGCGCATGCCGGCTGATGCGTATTTTGATGATGGATTCTATCACTCTCCCGATGAGCAACCTCCTCGGGGCACTTCTCGCAAGCACGATGACTATGGTCGGAGGCCTCGTGCAGaggagagaaggaaaccTAGACCAACGACTACCACCAGCAGTCCGTTCAATCCCTTCCGCGCTGCCAAAGAGGCCGCTGCTCGTGATAGTACAAAGACGTCCCATTCCACTCGGGACAAGTCCCGAACCAAGGAACGCCGACGGGAAGCTTACGAGAAATATGAAAATGTCTATGTCGACTCGGATGCCTCGGGTTACGATTCAGAGCCCTCGCGAACTTACATGCGACCGTCAGAATCGAGGAGAGCCAGTCCGGACAAACGGTCGGCTTCCTCTCCTCACAAGCCCAGGAGTAGTAGTACTCATCCTGCGACCGAATCGCGACGATTCCAGGCTGAGGTggtggaggaagaggacgaggaggactCGGATCAATACGAGACCAAGCACGACAAATTGCATACCACCGCTCGCGACTATATCATGCGCTCCAAGGGCAACGCGCCCATCGAGATCGACTCCCGTCAGCGTTCTTCCCGCTCGCCACAGCGACCGCGCGAGTACACTGAACCCCCAGCGTCGGATTCGGCACGCTCGAGCGCAACTCCCCGAGCCAAACATAGCAGTCGCGAAAGCGTGCGACAATCTTCGTCGCGGAATAGCTCCTACGAGCATCTGGAGCCGTCGACTGcccatccaccaccaccgcggACCCATTATGAGAGTTTCAAGGTCCCCTCTATGCCCACCGCGGCCACATCGCCAGCAGCGAAAGCTGCCTCGTCTGCAACTCGACCAACTCTGCAGCCCTCCCGGTCGGCTACCACAGCAGCCGCATACTCTCGATCCGCCTCGAAACGTGATTCTGCCAATTTCCTCGTGAACATGGTCTACGCCGACGGCACCTCGCGATCATCCAGAGTCCGCAGCACAGACCGCTATGACTCGGGATACTCCAGCCCCGGCACTCCAGACATGCACGGTACCAGTCCACCCAAGACCTCAACCCGCTACAAGATCATCACCGAACCAGAACTCCTCCGCGAGGTCCCGCCTACTCCACCAATGGCTTCGACCTCATCGCGCTACCAACACGGCTACTCCCCAtctcgtcctcatcctcattcTCACCACTCTCACACTCACCCCATCGCTACCCCGGAACGtccctctttctccatgAGAGCAGCCGCAACGCCCAATCGAAGCCACACGACCTACGCGCCGGAATCGCGCGGCCCGCGGCCAATGTCGGCTTCCCGTCCGTTATTCGGACAGGTTGGATCCAAGGAGAAGCCAGACGTCAAGTATGCTCGCGAGTACGGACCAGATGACGTGGTTTACACCGCGCGCGATCCGTACACTCATCATCACGGCCCGCCTAGGGCTTACTCGTACGATGATTATCGGCAGACGGCGTCGAGACGTCAATCGGCGTATGCGTAGAGGTCACCTCGCCTATCAGAAACAGATATATGACGGCCCGACTACGATATCGGTCGTTTACATTTGCATGCAttttctcctctctttcctttgcATTGATTCGATTCTTTTGCATTGacttttcatttcttttgtCTATATTCTTTCACACATTTACGATTCGTCACACGCATATCTACCTACGCATACCTCCCTCCTCCTACCCGCTCACCTACCTAGAATGTCTATACGATCTACCTATCTGCATCCCATCCACTTCACGATCCCACTACCATCTATCGAATCTGGTTGGCGTTCGGTTCCCGTGattgtcttttcttctcttatTTCTCTTTTTCAATCTCTCTTTTTCATTCTCTTCGATCTTACGAAACGAACAATTTGACTGACGATGGATTTATCACGATTAATGATATTTATGATATGATTTCTTTCTTATTTATCACTTATCTTCTTATCTTCTTATAACCTACCTAACTGATTGCGTACCTATGACCTATATCCTTACCTATATCCTATACCCATGACTACCGGCGTTCGGTTCTGCGTTTACATTCCGGGGCACGTATATCGGTTACGGGGCACAGACACAGGCACGGATATGAGTACAAACGCCTAGGTCTCATACCTCTTTATGGACAGAGTACTCTTTACGGCGAGATACATATACGGTATCATAGGTAAGTTGTTACACTGCATGGTTGGTATTAACAACAGCTGTTTCATTCCTTTGGCAATTATATGCACGGGGCATGGGGGGAAGCGTTGGCGTTGGGACGGAACGGCCTTCCTGGCAGGTTGTACAGTACGGTTTGGAGGACTTCGAGTTATTTATGTACTCCGCTCATACTTACCAAGGGGAGCTATGCATAGCGATGCTGTCTGTATATTATTCTATCTTTAAACGTTCTTAATACAAATACATCACATCAATCGAGTTACATTTACCCATTCAAGAAAGCTTTTTTACGTCTCAaaagcagaaaaagaaagaacaagaGAAGTAAAGTAAACCAGGACCAGGGTATGCCATGTACCTGATCTAATATGTATGATGTATTACCAATCATGGAATAAATAGACACAACagaaataaagaaaataTCAGAGTCTCGTGCACATTTATAATACGGATAAGAAAACCCTCCCTCCCAATTTGTTACTCGTAACGAGGTGTGTCGTGGAGGTGACGGATCATGGATTAAAGGTGTACGGGAGTGCCAGAGTAGAAAAGGGAGGACAAAGGAAGGAAAGTCAATCGAGTGATCAGGGCTCGCTCCAATCGACTTGGTCTGTCACCGGTTCTGACCCATCCTTTGCGTATGTGACTCGGAGACGAAGACGGAGTTTGGGTGGGAGTGCCTAGTATTGTTAGAATCAGGTCAATCTTGAACCATGATGGAAGAGAAACTTACCCCGTTCAATGCCGCAATCTTCATCACCTGCACTCCTTCATCTCCAGCCTCGAGTTCAGCCTTGTTAATCGCACTCAGCTGCAACCGCTGGCTCTTGGGCACGGCAGCTTGCAACCCTACACCAGAGAAACTGGTGAAGTTCGAGGAATTGCGGAAACGGGCTTGAATCTGTGCGTTGCCGTTACTCGCCCGTTGCACCGCAAGTGAAAGCGACAGATCGTGCTTATTGAATGCCGTGTGTGCTACAGACGCCGCAGCTGCTGGCGGCGGCGTAGCGGTTGACCCGAGACCACCCAGAACGTCCATCGAGGCGGATGCCGGCTCCGCTGGTTTAGGGGACGGGGTGACACcattcgatccaaagaggTCCATAATGGCACTGGTGTTGGTTGTTGGGATGGGCTGGGGTGCAGGCGACGAGACGCCAGAGTCCCCTCCGCCTAAGATATCCGCCAACAGGTCTGCAGTGTTTTGCGTGCTGGTTGGTGTTGGGCTGGCAGCCGCCGGGGCCTCGTTGCCGCTGATGAGGTCGAGCAGCAGATCCGAGTCTGCCGGCTTCGACGGCTTCTTCGTCTTGTCCTTGAGGTGCTTGCTTTGGCGCTTCTTGGTTATAGGGCCCAATACCCTTTGCTCTTCCCGGATCTCTGGTGGAGGCATCCGTTCCAGGACACCGTGCCGGATCTGGTCATAGCCAAAGAGGTTGGTGTATTCGACCGCGCGTTGTTGGATTTCAATGCTCAGATCCGCGGTCTTGCTGCTGAGGAACCGACGCAGGCGTTCAACCTGGGACGGGTCTGACATTCTCACAGTAAGTTTCATCGAAGCCGTAATAATGTACTCCACCACAGTCTGCGAGGCAGAAGTACtgttgaggatgttgatgaaGAGATCCACGATGTCGGTCTCGCGGACCTCCTTGACgagctcttcctcttcatacTGTCCTCCATGAAGCAGGTTGTCACCGTATTCACCAATCACCCACGCACCAGCAAGGATGAGACCCTCTTGCGAGATATCCTCCTTTAATGCCACATAAAGTTTCTGTGCACAGTAGGTCTGCAAGTCTGGGGTAGTAGCAACAAGACGGACAAAGGACGATAGAATTTGTTCCTTGACGTAGGCACCGGCAAGCTTAAGAACGCGGAGAATCGTGTCGACATGCCAGCGCTTGTTGGGAGCGAATCGGTCAGCGGCGATACCAATTTGGGAGGTCATCGAAGGCTTGAATTCGTTGTCGGCAACTTCCAAGAAAGCGAGCAGCTCCCGAACAAGAACACGCACGTTGCTCTCGTTGATCAGCATGAAACTGAGGTCGAGCGCTCGTCGTCTGATACTGATGTCAGGATCACGTAGACACTCCAGAATCGTATTGCGATGTCTCTGTACGGCATTTGGTTCAATCGCCACCACCTTGTTTAGCGTGTTGAGAGCGACGTAGCGGATGttgttgtccttgttggcaAGGAATTTTCCAAGGATGTTGACACCCAACACTCTCAATCCCGAATCGGCTTCGATGTCGAGGATAACGAGGACAGCCTCGTACAGAATCGCGTTTCCTACATTCTTGTTCGAGTCGGTATTGGTGGCCACCTGGGCCAGAATGTCGTTGATCATCTCGCTGGTCTCCGCATCGCCTCTCGCAACGACCCTCAAGAAACGCAAGATCTTCACCTGCAGGAACGGATCCGTAATCCCAGACACATCATGCTCGGGTGCATAACCGGAGGTTGTTAACCCTTTCAGGGCGCGAACCAGAGCAGGGGCCAAAGGCCGGAACATCTCGATCACACCTTCTTGGCCCTCCTCAGCTTCCTCAGCTTCGCACATGTCGATGGCCAGCGTTAACCCGCACAGCAGAACACCATGGTTTCGGTCCGAAAGAAGTGTTTTGGCTTTCTCGAAGAAGTTTTCCTGGAGATCTGGGACCTTGCGACATATACGCATGGCACACAATGCGGCCTTCCTCCGGATGTAGGGGTTcggggtggagaggagagaTTCGACTTCGGTGAAAAGATCTCTGGACATTTCGATAGAGGCGATGTTACCCAAGGCGCAGAGGGCGAGTCCGACGATATACTGGTTCGAGTGGTTAAGGTCACTACAATAACATGTCAGTCAATGGTTCACGGAACTACCCCCGTGAGCAGAGAGTAAGCCATACTTCTTAAGCGAATTTGTGACCAGCGTCAACACTTCCTGGTTCTCATCCAACAACAGCATAGTTCCGAGATACCCCAGTCGCTTGTCGGCGAAGCGATGGGACGCCAACAACTTCAGACATTCGATCTGACCAAAGTGTGTCCGCTCTCCGAGGGTGAATAGATAAAGCAGCTTAGCCACATTGTTTCTCCTGTTGAAACGCAAATATGAGACGTTGTTCGAAATCGCAATATAGAGGACAGGTGTCTGACCGTATGCCCGAATCGTGGCTCTCTTCCCTGAACGATGCACGAATGGCCGCGCTCTCTTTCTGAATCACCGCACGTTCATCGGCAATAGTCTTGGCTGACCGAACATTTCGGATAAATTGCTTGACTGTTTGTATCCGCAGGTGCCGGCCGGGTTAGCCATCGCGTTGCGGGATAGATATGTATGCAGTGTGGGGGACCGAGAAGGGGCTCCAGGGAAGCACTCACGGGATGACATGGCGGTCGCAGAGGGACCCCCAACGGGGTGACTGAGAGAGAAGGTATTAACAAAGGAATTCGAAATATAAGGTCAAAGAAGAGGGAATGCGAAGAAGCCCGCCTGCGCAATTCCCGACCGCGGAATGTAGAGATGAAGTCGATAGTTGTATACAGCTATTCTATTTACAGCCGCCAGCAAGATGGCCCTCTCAGTCACGTGTTCCAATTGGGTGGCAGCCTTGGCATTTGTCGCACTAGTCTTATCACAGCCTAGTGTCATCGTGCTGATACAATCACGTGCGCGCACCTGACAGTACCCACGCCTGAGGCATAAAGACAGTCTACACCTAATGTATCTGATAATACGAATACGAGAATCCAGCCGCATTGCTGTACAATACGAAGCTTATGGACATACGGCTATCGTTGCTACCAATACATTTAGAGTAATCTCGTGAAGAATAGTAGCATATTGAGTCTTCTAGACTGTTTACTATGTAgcactactctgtacttcgTACTAAGTATGTACTCGAGTCCGGCGATCCACGGCCCTGTGACGTAGATCCA from Aspergillus chevalieri M1 DNA, chromosome 1, nearly complete sequence includes the following:
- a CDS encoding uncharacterized protein (COG:O;~EggNog:ENOG410PQ2A;~InterPro:IPR001623,IPR036869,IPR018253;~PFAM:PF00226) codes for the protein MDIDPYAVLAVPKDATLPEIKSAHRKLVLKCHPDKIKDESLRNEAQDQFQRVQQAYELLCDPARRTKYDQKVRLAELRREMKDQQHPYASPRAGGNVREYRDGRIYEERMPADAYFDDGFYHSPDEQPPRGTSRKHDDYGRRPRAEERRKPRPTTTTSSPFNPFRAAKEAAARDSTKTSHSTRDKSRTKERRREAYEKYENVYVDSDASGYDSEPSRTYMRPSESRRASPDKRSASSPHKPRSSSTHPATESRRFQAEVVEEEDEEDSDQYETKHDKLHTTARDYIMRSKGNAPIEIDSRQRSSRSPQRPREYTEPPASDSARSSATPRAKHSSRESVRQSSSRNSSYEHLEPSTAHPPPPRTHYESFKVPSMPTAATSPAAKAASSATRPTLQPSRSATTAAAYSRSASKRDSANFLVNMVYADGTSRSSRVRSTDRYDSGYSSPGTPDMHGTSPPKTSTRYKIITEPELLREVPPTPPMASTSSRYQHGYSPSRPHPHSHHSHTHPIATPERPSFSMRAAATPNRSHTTYAPESRGPRPMSASRPLFGQVGSKEKPDVKYAREYGPDDVVYTARDPYTHHHGPPRAYSYDDYRQTASRRQSAYA
- the APL4 gene encoding AP-1 complex subunit gamma (COG:U;~EggNog:ENOG410PFIJ;~InterPro:IPR016024,IPR011989,IPR013041,IPR002553, IPR008152,IPR008153,IPR017107;~PFAM:PF01602,PF02883;~go_component: GO:0005794 - Golgi apparatus [Evidence IEA];~go_component: GO:0030117 - membrane coat [Evidence IEA];~go_component: GO:0030121 - AP-1 adaptor complex [Evidence IEA];~go_process: GO:0006886 - intracellular protein transport [Evidence IEA];~go_process: GO:0016192 - vesicle-mediated transport [Evidence IEA]); this translates as MSSLKQFIRNVRSAKTIADERAVIQKESAAIRASFREESHDSGIRRNNVAKLLYLFTLGERTHFGQIECLKLLASHRFADKRLGYLGTMLLLDENQEVLTLVTNSLKNDLNHSNQYIVGLALCALGNIASIEMSRDLFTEVESLLSTPNPYIRRKAALCAMRICRKVPDLQENFFEKAKTLLSDRNHGVLLCGLTLAIDMCEAEEAEEGQEGVIEMFRPLAPALVRALKGLTTSGYAPEHDVSGITDPFLQVKILRFLRVVARGDAETSEMINDILAQVATNTDSNKNVGNAILYEAVLVILDIEADSGLRVLGVNILGKFLANKDNNIRYVALNTLNKVVAIEPNAVQRHRNTILECLRDPDISIRRRALDLSFMLINESNVRVLVRELLAFLEVADNEFKPSMTSQIGIAADRFAPNKRWHVDTILRVLKLAGAYVKEQILSSFVRLVATTPDLQTYCAQKLYVALKEDISQEGLILAGAWVIGEYGDNLLHGGQYEEEELVKEVRETDIVDLFINILNSTSASQTVVEYIITASMKLTVRMSDPSQVERLRRFLSSKTADLSIEIQQRAVEYTNLFGYDQIRHGVLERMPPPEIREEQRVLGPITKKRQSKHLKDKTKKPSKPADSDLLLDLISGNEAPAAASPTPTSTQNTADLLADILGGGDSGVSSPAPQPIPTTNTSAIMDLFGSNGVTPSPKPAEPASASMDVLGGLGSTATPPPAAAASVAHTAFNKHDLSLSLAVQRASNGNAQIQARFRNSSNFTSFSGVGLQAAVPKSQRLQLSAINKAELEAGDEGVQVMKIAALNGALPPKLRLRLRVTYAKDGSEPVTDQVDWSEP